The genomic segment GCCCGAGGAAGAGCGCCGCAACACGGCCTACCACGAAGCAGGGCACGCCCTCATCGGCAATTTGCTGCCCAAGTGCGATCCTGTGCACAAGGTCACCATCATTCCCCGTGGCCGCGCCTTGGGCGTGACCATGAGCTTGCCCGAGAAGGACCGCTACAGCTACGACAAGGAGTTCATGCTCAACCAGATCAGCATGCTGTTTGGTGGGCGCATTGCCGAGGAAGTGTTCATGCACCAGATGACCACGGGCGCGAGCAACGACTTCGAGCGTGCCACCTCCATTGCCCGTGACATGGTCATGCGTTACGGCATGACCGATGCCCTGGGTCCGATGGTGTATGCCGAAAACGAAGGCGAAGTGTTTCTGGGCCGCTCGGTCACCAAGACCACCAACATGAGCGAGTCCACCATGCAAAAGGTGGATCTCGAGGTGCGCCGCATCATCGACGAGCAGTACAGCTTGGCACGCCGTTTGATTGAGGAACACAGCGCCCAGATGCACGCCATGGCCAAGGCCTTGCTCGAGTGGGAAACCATCGACAAAGACCAGATCGCTGACATCATGGCGGGCCGTGATCCTTTGCCTCCCAAGGACTGGACACCCCGCACGCCGCCATCGGGTGGCGGCAACGGCGGCGGGACCCCCGCGGTTCAGCCAGAGCCAGCCACCACGGCGGCTTGATTCTTCAAGATCCGCCATCAAGAGCGGGGCCTTCGGGCCCCGTTTTTCATGGAATCACCTTGATGGACGCTTCCAACGCCCCCCCCATGACAGCCATGCGCTGGCAAACCACCCGCTTTGATCTCGAGCTGTCGCAGCCTCAGGTCATGGGCATTGTCAACCTCACGCCCGACTCTTTCTCGGACGGTGGACAAAATGCCGACCTGGCCCAAGCCTTGCGCCATGCCGAGCAACTGTTGAGCCACGGCGCTGACATATTGGACATCGGTGCCGAGTCCACCCGTCCGGGCGCTGCGGTGGTGCCTTGGGCGCAGGAATTGGCGCGCCTTGAACCTTTTTTGCGTGAGGTTGTACGCTGGCAGGTTCCCATTTCTGTGGACACCAGCAAACCCCAAGTGATGCAGGCGGTGCTCGATTGGGGCGTCGACATCATCAACGACATCTGGGCTTTGCGACAGCCGGGTGCCGAGCAGGTGGTGGTGGCACACCCGAGCTGCGGCGTGTGTTTGATGCACATGCACCGAGACCCCCAAACCATGCAAATTGAACCGATGACGGGCGATGCGCCGAAACAGGTCGAAATTTTTTTGCAAGAACGTGTGGCCACTCTTTTGCATGCAGGAGTGTCCGCGTCCAGACTGGTGCTCGACCCCGGCATCGGCTTTGGCAAAACGGTGGCGCAAAATTTCCAACTGCTGGCCAGGCAGGCGGATTTGTTGCGCTTGGGACGACCTGTGTTGGCGGGGTGGTCCAGGAAATCGGCTTTGGGTGCGGCGCTGACCCAAGATGGGCAAGTGCCGCAACCGGCCCAAAGGCAGGTGGCCAGTGTGGCTGCAGCTTTGCTCGCGGTGGAGCGGGGCGCCTCTGTGGTTCGGGTGCACGATGTCAAGGAAACGGCGGACGCTCTCAAGATCTGGCGTGCCATGCGCCAGAGCGGTACTGCGTCTTGACGCACGGAAAACGATGGCTCGTCAGTTTTCGGACGTGATGCGCCAGCTAAAATTCTTTTATTCATAAAAACAATCAGGATGTCACACATGGCACGTCAATATTTCGGGACGGACGGCATTCGCGGCACGGTGGGACACCGCCCCATCACGCCCGATTTCATTTTGCGATTGGCGCATGCCGTGGGCCGTGTCTTGAAGTCTCAGGAAGCGCACCCCACGGTGCTGATTGGCAAAGACACGCGGATTTCTGGCTACATGCTGGAAAGCGCCCTGGAGTCGGGCTTCAACTCGGCGGGGGTGGATGTGGTTTTGCTGGGACCTGTGCCCACGCCTGCGGTTGCCTATTTGACCCGTGCACAGCGCGCCTCTTT from the Limnohabitans sp. 2KL-27 genome contains:
- the folP gene encoding dihydropteroate synthase, with amino-acid sequence MRWQTTRFDLELSQPQVMGIVNLTPDSFSDGGQNADLAQALRHAEQLLSHGADILDIGAESTRPGAAVVPWAQELARLEPFLREVVRWQVPISVDTSKPQVMQAVLDWGVDIINDIWALRQPGAEQVVVAHPSCGVCLMHMHRDPQTMQIEPMTGDAPKQVEIFLQERVATLLHAGVSASRLVLDPGIGFGKTVAQNFQLLARQADLLRLGRPVLAGWSRKSALGAALTQDGQVPQPAQRQVASVAAALLAVERGASVVRVHDVKETADALKIWRAMRQSGTAS